Genomic segment of Umezawaea sp. Da 62-37:
GAACTCCAACCCCGCGACGATCATGACGGACCCGGAGTTCGCGGACGCGACCTACATCGAGCCGATCACGGCGGAGTTCGTCGAGAAGGTCATCGCGATCGAGCGCCCCGATGCCATCCTGGCGACCCTGGGCGGGCAGACCGCGCTCAACACCGCCATCGCGCTGCATGAACGCGGTGTGCTGGAGAAGTACGACGTCGAGTTGATCGGTGCGGACATCGACGCGATCAACCGCGGCGAGGACCGGCAGATCTTCAAGGAGCTGGTTCGCAAGATCGGCGCCGAGGTCCCGCGCAGCGCGGTGTGCAAGTCGATGGAAGAGGTCCGCGAGACCGTGGCGGATCTCGGTCTGCCCGTGGTCATCCGGCCGTCGTTCACGATGGGCGGTCTCGGTTCGGGCATGGCGCACACGCCGGACGAGCTGGAGCGGTTGGCCAAGTCCGGTCTTGCGGAGTCGCCGGTGACGGAGGTGTTGATCGAGGAGAGCGTGCTCGGGTGGAAGGAGTACGAGCTGGAGTTGATGCGCGACCGCAACGACAACGTGGTGGTCGTGTGCTCGATCGAGAACATCGACCCGATGGGTGTGCACACCGGTGACTCGGTGACGGTGGCGCCGGCGATGACGTTGACCGACCGCGAGTTCCAGCACATGCGCAACGTCGGTATCCAGGTCATCCGCGAGGTCGGTGTGGACACCGGCGGTTGCAACATCCAGTTCGCGATCGAGCCGTCGACCGGTCGGATGGTCGTCATCGAGATGAACCCGCGTGTGTCGCGTTCGTCGGCGTTGGCGTCGAAGGCGACGGGTTTCCCGATCGCGAAGATCGCCGCGAAGCTGGCGATCGGTTACACCCTGGACGAGATCCGCAACGACATCACCGGTGAGACCCCGGCCAGTTTCGAGCCGACGTTGGACTACGTGGTGGTGAAGATCCCGCGGTTCGCGTTCGAGAAGTTCCCCGGCGCGGACCCCACCCTCACCACGACGATGAAGTCGGTCGGTGAGGCGATGTCGATGGGGCGCAACTTCGTGGAGGCGCTGGGCAAGGCGATGCGGTCCATGGAGACCAAGGACGCCGGCTTCTGGACCCGCCCCGACCCCGAGGGCACCACGCTGGAAGGGCTCCTGGAGGCGTTGGGCGCGGGCCATGACGGCCGGCTCTACACGGTGGATCGGGCGTTGCGGTTCGGCGCGAGCATCGAGCAGGTGCACCAGGCGTCGGGGATCGATCCGTGGTTCATCGAGCAGATCGCGTGGCTCAACGAGCTGCGCGGCGAGATCGAGGCCGCCCCCGTGCTGGACGAGACCCTGTTGCGCAAGGCCAAGCGCGCCGGGTTGTCGGACCGGCAGATCGCCGTGCTGCGCTCGGAGTTGGCAGGCGAGGACGGGGTGCGGACGTTGCGGCACCGCCTGGGGGTGCGGCCGGTCTACAAGACGGTGGACACCTGCGCGGCGGAGTTCGCGGCCAAGACGCCGTACCACTACTCCGCCTACGAGTTGGACCCGAACGCGGAGACCGAGGTGACCGAGCAGCGCGAGCGCGAGAAGGTCCTCATCCTCGGGTCGGGCCCGAACCGGATCGGGCAGGGCATCGAGTTCGACTACTCCTGCGTGCACGCGGCGATGGCGTTGCGGGCGGCGGGGTTCGAGACCGTGATGGTCAACTGCAACCCCGAGACGGTGTCGACCGACTACGACACCTCCGACCGCCTGTACTTCGAGCCGCTCACGTTCGAGGACGTCATCGAGGTCGTGCACTCCGAGCAGCGCTCGGGCACGGTGGCCGGGGTGATCGTGCAGTTGGGCGGTCAGACGCCGCTGGGGTTGGCGCAACGGCTGGCGGATGCGGGTGTGCCGATCGTGGGCACCCCGCCGGAGGCGATCCACCTGGCCGAGGAGCGGGGGGCGTTCGGGAAGCTGCTCACCGAGGCGGGGTTGCCGGCGCCGAAGTACGGGATGGCGACCTCGTTCGAGGAGGCCAAGGCCATCGCCGACGAGATCGGCTACCCCGTACTCGTGCGCCCCTCCTACGTGCTGGGTGGGCGTGGGATGGAGATCGTGTACGACGAGCCGACGTTGGCCGGGTACATCGCCCGTGCCACGGAGGTGAGTCCGGAGCACCCGGTGTTGGTGGACCGGTTCCTCGACGACGCGATCGAGATCGACGTGGACGCCCTGTACGACGGCACGGACGTGTTCATCGGCGGGGTGATGGAGCACATCGAGGAAGCGGGTGTGCATTCCGGCGACTCCGCCTGCACCCTGCCGCCCATCACTCTGGGCGAGACCGACATCGACGCGGTGCGTCGCTCGACCGAGGCCATCGCCAAGGGCATCGGGGTGCGGGGGCTGCTCAACGTCCAGTACGCCCTCAAGGACGACGTGCTGTACGTGCTGGAGGCCAACCCGCGCGCGTCGCGGACGGTGCCGTTCGTGTCCAAGGCGACCGCCGTGTCGATGGCCAAGGCCGCCGCACGGATCATGCTCGGCGCGACCGTGGCGCAACTGCGTACCGAGGGTGTCCTCCCCGAACGGGACGGCAGCACCCTGACGGGCGGGCCGATCGCGGTGAAGGAGGCAGTCCTCCCGTTCCACCGCTTCCGCACCGCCGCGGGGCTGGGCGTGGACCCGTTGCTGGGCCCGGAGATGAAGTCGACCGGCGAGGTCATGGGCATCGACGAGTCGTTCGGCGCGGCGTTCGCCAAGTCCCAGCTGGCGGCGGGCATCGCACTGCCCACCGAGGGGAAGGTCTACGTCTCGTCCACGCGGGCGCAGGAGGCGAAGCTGCTCCCCGTGCTCGACGCGTTGCGCGGGCACGGGCTGGAAACGGTCACCTGGGCAGATCAGTCCGAAGTGGACGTCCGCCGCAGGTTGGAGGACGGGGTGGTGCTGGTCGTCACCCTCGACCGGACTCCACTGGCCAAGGTCGTGCGGGCCGCGGCCACGCACCTCTCCATCCCGGTCGTGACCACGGCGCCAGGACTGCGCGCGCTGGTGGCGGCACTGGCCGCGGTCACGTCCACCGAGTTCACCACCACCGCGCTGCAACGGGTTCACGAGCGCGGGCGGACAACGGTGGACGACCCCGCCGCTGGTGGCGACGCGGTCCGGCAGCTGGGGTACGACCTCGCCCTGCTCGGCCGGCAGCCTCCGCTGGAGGTCCTGCCGAGCGCTTGAGCCCGCGTCATCCGGGTAGCAGGCGCCCGCCCGTTCGACCACCCGACGTGAACCCGCATTGGAGGATCGTGTTGATCACAGATCGTGTCTATGACTTGGTGCGGGATGACGTCTTCTTGCGAATATCCGGCCTGGGCGACCTCAACCGCCTGTACCTCAAGCTCGAGGGCCTCAACGCGGGCGGTTCGATCAAGCTCAAGACAGCGCGGAGCGTTCTCGTCGGCGCGGAGCTGTCCGGTGTCGACCTGGGCAAGGTGCGGATCATCGAGTCCACGTCCGGGAACCTCGGCGTCGCGCTGGCCGTGATCTGCGCGGCGAAGGGCTACCGCCTGACCTGCGTCACGGACCCGAACTCCAACGCCTCGGCGGTCGCCATCATGCGGGCGCTGGGCACCGAGGTCGTGGTGATCCAGGAACGCGACGAGAACGGCGGGTACCTGGGGTCCCGGATCAACTACATCCGCGAGCGCCTGGAACGGGAACGGGACCTGTTCTGGGTCAACCAGTACGCCAATCCGAACAACCCGCTGGCGCACGAGCACACCACCGCTCCGGCCGTGCTGGAGCAGTTCGAGCGGGTGGACCACCTGTTCGTCGGCGTCGGCACGGGCGGGACGCTGATGGGCGTCTCCGACTACTTCCGGGTGCACAGCCCGAAAACGCGGATCGTCGCGGTGGACACGGTCGGCTCGGTGAACTTCGGGTCGGAGCCGAAGCGGCGGCTGATCCCCGGCCTCGGCACCAGCAGGCGTCCCGAACTGCTGTCCCCGGACGCGCCGGACGAGGTCGTGCTGGTCCCCGAGGACGAAACGGTGCGCGAGTGCCGATGGCTGGCCCGCTCGACGGGTCTGCTCGCGGGCGGCTCGACCGGAACGGTGCTGGCGGCGATCCGCAGCCAGGCCGCCGACATCGATCCGGACGACACGATCGTGGCGATCTCGCCGGACCTCGGCGAGCGGTACCTGGACACCATCTACGACGACGACTGGGTGGTCGAGAACGGCCTGGGGCGTGCGCTCACCCCCGAACGGCCACTGGAGGAAGGGCAGCGCGATGTTCTCGTTTGAGGTCGTTCCCGGCAAGGTGGTCAAGGACATCCTCGACACCTCGAAGCTCGACGTGGTGGACGTCGTCGAAGACGCCTACCTGCGCCACGAAGACGGACGGACGGTCAACCCGGACAGCTACTTCCTGAGATTCCCGGAGAAACCGGACGCGCGGATCATCGCGCTGCCCGCGTTCGCCGACCTGTCGTCCGCGCCGGTCGCGGGCATCAAGTGGATCTCCAGCTTCCCCGCCAACACGCAGCAGGACGTGCCGCGCGCCTCCGCCGTCCTGGTGCTCAACGACTACGAGACCGGTTATCCGCGGGCGCTGCTGGAAGCGGCGTCGATCAGTTCGGCGCGCACCGCGGCGTCGGCGGCCGTGGCGGCGCGGGCGCTGGCCCGGCACGTGCCGGGCAACGGCGAGGTGGCGATCATCGGGGCGGGCGTCATCGCCCGGACGATCGTGCGCTACCTGGCCGCGGTCGGCTACCGGATCGACCGGCTGACGGTGTTCGACCTGCACCAGCCGTCGGCCGAGAACCTGGTGGCGCTGGCCAAGGACGAGCTGGGAGTGGCCGCGGTGCGCGTGGCGACGGTCGACGAGGCACTGGCCGCGCAGACCGTGGTCACGGCGACGACCGCCGCCGCCCCGCACATCTCGCAAGCGGTGCGGCCGGGCCAGGTCGTGCTGAACATCTCGCTGCGCGACTTCGCGCCGTCGGTGGTGCTCGGCGCGCAGAACTACTTCGACGACGTCGAGCACTGCATGAAGGCCAACACCTCGCCGCACCTGGCGGAGCAGGAATCGGGCAACCGGGACTTCGTCACCGGCACCATCGCGGACGTGGTGCGGGGCCGGGCGCTGCCCGACCCGTCGCGCGGCGTGCTGGT
This window contains:
- the carB gene encoding carbamoyl-phosphate synthase large subunit, which gives rise to MPKRTDIKHVLVIGSGPIVIGQACEFDYSGTQACRVLREEGIRVSLVNSNPATIMTDPEFADATYIEPITAEFVEKVIAIERPDAILATLGGQTALNTAIALHERGVLEKYDVELIGADIDAINRGEDRQIFKELVRKIGAEVPRSAVCKSMEEVRETVADLGLPVVIRPSFTMGGLGSGMAHTPDELERLAKSGLAESPVTEVLIEESVLGWKEYELELMRDRNDNVVVVCSIENIDPMGVHTGDSVTVAPAMTLTDREFQHMRNVGIQVIREVGVDTGGCNIQFAIEPSTGRMVVIEMNPRVSRSSALASKATGFPIAKIAAKLAIGYTLDEIRNDITGETPASFEPTLDYVVVKIPRFAFEKFPGADPTLTTTMKSVGEAMSMGRNFVEALGKAMRSMETKDAGFWTRPDPEGTTLEGLLEALGAGHDGRLYTVDRALRFGASIEQVHQASGIDPWFIEQIAWLNELRGEIEAAPVLDETLLRKAKRAGLSDRQIAVLRSELAGEDGVRTLRHRLGVRPVYKTVDTCAAEFAAKTPYHYSAYELDPNAETEVTEQREREKVLILGSGPNRIGQGIEFDYSCVHAAMALRAAGFETVMVNCNPETVSTDYDTSDRLYFEPLTFEDVIEVVHSEQRSGTVAGVIVQLGGQTPLGLAQRLADAGVPIVGTPPEAIHLAEERGAFGKLLTEAGLPAPKYGMATSFEEAKAIADEIGYPVLVRPSYVLGGRGMEIVYDEPTLAGYIARATEVSPEHPVLVDRFLDDAIEIDVDALYDGTDVFIGGVMEHIEEAGVHSGDSACTLPPITLGETDIDAVRRSTEAIAKGIGVRGLLNVQYALKDDVLYVLEANPRASRTVPFVSKATAVSMAKAAARIMLGATVAQLRTEGVLPERDGSTLTGGPIAVKEAVLPFHRFRTAAGLGVDPLLGPEMKSTGEVMGIDESFGAAFAKSQLAAGIALPTEGKVYVSSTRAQEAKLLPVLDALRGHGLETVTWADQSEVDVRRRLEDGVVLVVTLDRTPLAKVVRAAATHLSIPVVTTAPGLRALVAALAAVTSTEFTTTALQRVHERGRTTVDDPAAGGDAVRQLGYDLALLGRQPPLEVLPSA
- the sbnA gene encoding 2,3-diaminopropionate biosynthesis protein SbnA, which translates into the protein MRDDVFLRISGLGDLNRLYLKLEGLNAGGSIKLKTARSVLVGAELSGVDLGKVRIIESTSGNLGVALAVICAAKGYRLTCVTDPNSNASAVAIMRALGTEVVVIQERDENGGYLGSRINYIRERLERERDLFWVNQYANPNNPLAHEHTTAPAVLEQFERVDHLFVGVGTGGTLMGVSDYFRVHSPKTRIVAVDTVGSVNFGSEPKRRLIPGLGTSRRPELLSPDAPDEVVLVPEDETVRECRWLARSTGLLAGGSTGTVLAAIRSQAADIDPDDTIVAISPDLGERYLDTIYDDDWVVENGLGRALTPERPLEEGQRDVLV
- the sbnB gene encoding 2,3-diaminopropionate biosynthesis protein SbnB → MFSFEVVPGKVVKDILDTSKLDVVDVVEDAYLRHEDGRTVNPDSYFLRFPEKPDARIIALPAFADLSSAPVAGIKWISSFPANTQQDVPRASAVLVLNDYETGYPRALLEAASISSARTAASAAVAARALARHVPGNGEVAIIGAGVIARTIVRYLAAVGYRIDRLTVFDLHQPSAENLVALAKDELGVAAVRVATVDEALAAQTVVTATTAAAPHISQAVRPGQVVLNISLRDFAPSVVLGAQNYFDDVEHCMKANTSPHLAEQESGNRDFVTGTIADVVRGRALPDPSRGVLVSPFGLGVLDLAVGQHVLLAAREQGLAIEIPDFFGETRRW